From Gammaproteobacteria bacterium, the proteins below share one genomic window:
- a CDS encoding MlaD family protein, with the protein MNEAETDYRTSSGPSDAELRHAVPPRALMSEARVGIFIVAGVLATLIALFMLTDPSMFRGRYSVMAVVENAGGLRRSDPVQMRGVNIGRVMSFVMVPAGVSIELEIEGEYEIPGDSQVRLVGIGLMGGRTVEIVPGNSAVMAEGGDVLQGTVSSDVFGIVSEIGDDAEDMIQRMAALLNEPTVASFQASAQELESVLTDFAVIVREQRNEISQLVESINEAARSVSSTTSSTAPALESAAMRADSALAAVNRNLEILDPALADLRAILGRMERGEGTLGRLSHDESLYDNLTAGASSLQLLLDDIRENPGRYISLSIF; encoded by the coding sequence ATGAACGAAGCGGAAACGGACTACCGGACGAGCTCCGGGCCCTCGGACGCGGAACTCAGGCACGCCGTCCCGCCGCGGGCGCTCATGAGCGAGGCGCGCGTCGGCATCTTCATCGTCGCAGGAGTGCTGGCTACGCTGATCGCCCTCTTCATGCTGACCGATCCGTCCATGTTCCGGGGGCGCTATTCGGTCATGGCCGTGGTGGAGAACGCGGGCGGACTGCGAAGATCCGATCCCGTGCAGATGCGCGGCGTCAACATCGGGCGGGTGATGAGCTTCGTCATGGTGCCCGCGGGGGTGAGCATCGAGCTCGAAATCGAAGGGGAATACGAGATTCCCGGCGACTCCCAGGTGCGGCTGGTGGGCATCGGTTTGATGGGAGGTCGCACCGTGGAGATCGTGCCCGGAAACTCCGCCGTCATGGCGGAGGGCGGCGACGTCCTGCAGGGGACAGTGAGTTCGGACGTCTTCGGCATCGTATCGGAAATCGGCGACGACGCCGAAGACATGATCCAGCGCATGGCGGCCCTGCTGAACGAGCCCACGGTGGCGTCGTTTCAGGCCAGCGCGCAGGAACTGGAGTCCGTGCTCACGGACTTTGCGGTCATCGTCCGCGAGCAGAGGAACGAGATCAGCCAACTGGTCGAGTCGATCAACGAAGCCGCTCGCTCGGTGAGCAGCACGACGTCGTCAACGGCACCCGCGCTCGAGAGCGCCGCGATGCGGGCGGATTCCGCGCTCGCGGCGGTCAACCGGAATCTCGAAATCCTCGATCCGGCGCTCGCCGACCTGCGCGCCATCCTCGGACGCATGGAGCGCGGGGAGGGTACCCTGGGGAGGCTGTCCCACGACGAGTCGCTCTACGACAACCTTACCGCGGGCGCATCGAGTCTCCAGCTGCTGCTGGACGACATCCGCGAGAATCCCGGCAGGTACATCAGCCTCTCGATCTTCTGA